One Nocardia farcinica genomic region harbors:
- the wag31 gene encoding DivIVA-like cell division protein Wag31 → MPLTPADVHNVAFSKPPIGKRGYNEDEVDAFLDLVEQELSRLIEENADLRQRVAELDAELADAKKNRPAGPATVKAPVPQPQPQPEPIKPPVPAAPPAPVAAAPAKDTSADANLQAAKVLSLAQEMADRLTSDAKSEAENLLSNARANSERLVTDARTRSEAMIADARQKADAMLSDAQTRSDNQLRQAKEKAEALQADAERKHTEIMATITQQRSVLESRIEQLKTFEREYRVRLKSYLESQLEELENRGSAVPVDGGDAFADSGTGTNLAPASFAKGGK, encoded by the coding sequence ATGCCGCTGACCCCAGCCGATGTGCACAACGTCGCGTTCAGCAAACCGCCGATCGGGAAGCGCGGCTACAACGAGGACGAGGTCGACGCCTTCCTCGACCTGGTCGAACAGGAGCTCTCGCGTCTGATCGAGGAGAACGCCGATCTGCGGCAGCGGGTCGCCGAGCTGGACGCCGAGCTGGCGGACGCCAAGAAGAACCGCCCGGCCGGTCCCGCGACGGTGAAGGCCCCGGTCCCGCAGCCCCAGCCGCAGCCGGAGCCCATCAAGCCGCCGGTGCCCGCCGCGCCGCCCGCGCCCGTCGCCGCCGCCCCGGCCAAGGACACCTCGGCCGACGCCAACCTGCAGGCCGCCAAGGTGCTGAGCCTGGCCCAGGAGATGGCCGACCGCCTCACCAGCGACGCCAAGTCCGAGGCCGAGAACCTGCTCTCCAACGCGCGAGCGAACTCCGAGCGACTCGTCACCGACGCCAGGACCCGCTCGGAGGCGATGATCGCCGACGCCCGCCAGAAGGCCGACGCGATGCTGTCGGACGCGCAGACCCGCTCGGACAACCAGCTGCGCCAGGCCAAGGAGAAGGCCGAGGCGCTGCAGGCCGACGCCGAGCGCAAGCACACCGAGATCATGGCGACCATCACCCAGCAGCGCAGCGTGCTGGAGAGCCGGATCGAGCAGCTCAAGACCTTCGAGCGCGAGTACCGCGTGCGGCTGAAGTCCTACCTGGAGTCCCAGCTCGAGGAGCTGGAGAACCGCGGTTCGGCGGTTCCGGTGGACGGCGGCGACGCCTTCGCCGACAGCGGCACCGGCACCAACCTGGCCCCCGCCTCCTTCGCCAAGGGCGGCAAGTAG
- a CDS encoding YggT family protein: protein MALFAVLYFVLFIFWLLLISRVIVEFIRSFARDWRPTGVVVVVLEVIFTITDPPVKLLRRLIPPVSLGGIRLDLSIMVLLFIVFILMSIVSRLGQPVAPV from the coding sequence GTGGCCTTGTTCGCGGTGCTGTACTTCGTACTGTTCATCTTCTGGCTGTTGCTGATCAGCCGGGTGATCGTCGAGTTCATCCGTAGCTTCGCCAGGGACTGGCGGCCGACCGGCGTCGTCGTCGTCGTCCTCGAGGTGATCTTCACGATCACCGACCCTCCGGTGAAACTCCTGAGGCGCTTGATACCACCGGTGTCTCTGGGAGGAATTCGCCTGGATCTGTCGATAATGGTCCTGCTATTCATCGTCTTCATCCTGATGTCGATCGTCAGCAGGCTCGGCCAACCGGTAGCTCCGGTGTGA
- a CDS encoding cell division protein SepF, whose translation MSTLHKFKAYFGMVPLEDYEDDYVDDRAPRASERGGARGPRPYSERAGYGADRYGEDRYSADRFGPERFGAERFGPDRFGADRFDEDADYPEPAYKSYKSGYPVARRDDYPEDAYGEDRYEAPRRPTRIDAAPSSGRFRAGGGAPMLRGATRGALAVDPEAEERRLEERMRPEPVVARRPGIFEDGGPLSKITTLRPRDYSEARIIGERFREGNPVIMDLVELSNADAKRLVDFAAGLAFALRGSFDKVATKVFLLSPADVDVSAEERRRIAETGFYNQK comes from the coding sequence ATGAGCACGCTGCACAAGTTCAAGGCGTACTTCGGCATGGTTCCGCTCGAGGATTACGAAGACGACTACGTCGACGACCGCGCACCCCGCGCGAGCGAGCGCGGTGGCGCGCGCGGACCCCGTCCGTACTCCGAGCGCGCCGGCTACGGCGCCGATCGCTACGGCGAAGATCGTTACAGCGCCGACCGTTTCGGACCCGAGCGGTTCGGCGCCGAGCGCTTCGGCCCCGACCGGTTCGGTGCCGACCGGTTCGACGAGGACGCCGACTACCCGGAGCCCGCCTACAAGTCCTACAAGTCCGGCTACCCCGTCGCCCGCCGCGACGACTACCCGGAGGACGCCTACGGCGAGGACCGCTACGAGGCGCCGCGGCGCCCCACCCGCATCGATGCCGCGCCCTCCTCGGGCCGGTTCCGTGCCGGTGGTGGCGCGCCGATGTTGCGGGGAGCCACCAGGGGTGCGCTCGCCGTCGATCCCGAGGCCGAGGAGCGCAGGCTCGAGGAGCGGATGCGCCCCGAGCCGGTGGTGGCTCGCAGGCCGGGGATCTTCGAGGACGGAGGTCCGTTGTCCAAGATCACGACGTTGCGCCCGCGGGACTACAGCGAGGCCAGGATCATCGGCGAGCGGTTCCGCGAGGGCAACCCGGTGATCATGGACCTGGTCGAGCTGAGCAACGCCGACGCCAAGCGGCTGGTCGACTTCGCCGCGGGCCTGGCGTTCGCGCTGCGTGGCTCGTTCGACAAGGTGGCCACCAAGGTGTTCCTGCTCTCACCGGCCGATGTGGACGTCTCGGCCGAGGAGCGCCGCAGGATCGCCGAAACGGGCTTCTACAACCAGAAATAG
- a CDS encoding YggS family pyridoxal phosphate-dependent enzyme: MSGAAGTPVADAVAARAAELSANLDALLARIEAACRASGRAPDSVRMLPVTKFFPARDVAILYDLGLREFGESREQEASAKVAELSGLDGIAWHMIGRLQRNKAKVVARWAHTVHSVDSERLATALDRGACAALAAGERAEPVRVLVQVSLDADPARGGVVPAELDALADRIAAAEGLQLAGLMAIPPLDAEPDSAFALLETLHTRILARHPGARELSAGMSGDLESAIAHGSTCVRVGTALMGARPITSG; the protein is encoded by the coding sequence GTGAGTGGAGCGGCGGGGACGCCGGTCGCCGACGCGGTCGCCGCGCGCGCCGCGGAGCTGTCGGCGAATCTGGACGCGCTGCTGGCGCGCATCGAGGCGGCCTGCCGAGCGAGCGGTCGCGCGCCGGACTCGGTCCGGATGCTGCCGGTGACGAAGTTCTTCCCGGCCCGTGACGTGGCGATCCTCTACGACCTCGGACTGCGCGAGTTCGGCGAGTCACGCGAGCAGGAGGCCTCGGCGAAGGTGGCCGAACTGAGCGGACTCGACGGTATCGCCTGGCACATGATCGGCCGGTTGCAGCGCAACAAGGCGAAGGTGGTCGCCCGGTGGGCGCACACCGTGCATTCGGTGGACAGCGAACGTCTGGCAACGGCTCTTGACAGGGGTGCGTGCGCCGCGCTGGCCGCGGGCGAGCGCGCCGAACCGGTGCGGGTGCTGGTGCAGGTGAGCCTGGACGCCGATCCGGCCCGGGGCGGCGTCGTGCCCGCCGAGCTGGACGCGCTGGCCGACCGGATCGCCGCCGCGGAAGGACTGCAGCTCGCGGGCCTGATGGCCATTCCGCCGCTGGACGCCGAGCCCGATAGCGCGTTCGCCCTTCTCGAGACCTTGCACACGCGGATCCTGGCGCGCCACCCCGGTGCGCGGGAGCTTTCCGCAGGAATGTCCGGGGATCTGGAATCCGCGATCGCACACGGTTCCACGTGTGTGCGTGTCGGTACCGCCTTGATGGGTGCGCGACCGATAACCTCGGGCTAG
- the pgeF gene encoding peptidoglycan editing factor PgeF — translation MTVASTLTVRRVTTTRAGGFSAPPYDSFNLGDHVGDDPAAVRRNRVRLAEGIGLAPERLVWMEQIHGRNVEVVDGPRDEPVPATDALVTTVPDLALVVLSADCVPILLSDDEAGVIAAVHAGRIGARIGIVPRVLEVMIAQGARPERIGAFLGPAASGRHYEVPAAMRDDVEAHLPGSATTTVRGTPGLDLRAGIRRQLTEAGVGAVAVDPRCTIEDKTLFSHRRGAPTGRLAGVIWMDTRAGV, via the coding sequence ATGACAGTTGCCTCCACGCTCACCGTCCGCCGGGTCACCACCACGCGGGCGGGCGGCTTCTCGGCGCCGCCCTACGACTCGTTCAATCTCGGCGACCACGTGGGCGACGATCCGGCCGCCGTCCGGCGCAACCGCGTCCGGCTGGCCGAGGGGATCGGCCTGGCCCCCGAGCGACTGGTGTGGATGGAGCAGATCCACGGCCGCAACGTCGAGGTGGTCGACGGTCCGCGCGACGAGCCGGTGCCCGCCACCGACGCGCTGGTGACCACCGTGCCCGATCTGGCGCTGGTGGTGCTGAGCGCCGACTGTGTGCCGATCCTGCTCTCCGACGACGAGGCAGGCGTCATCGCGGCCGTGCACGCGGGCCGCATCGGCGCCCGCATCGGCATCGTCCCGCGGGTGCTCGAGGTGATGATCGCCCAGGGCGCCCGGCCCGAGCGGATCGGCGCCTTCCTCGGCCCGGCCGCCTCCGGCCGCCACTACGAGGTGCCCGCCGCCATGCGCGACGACGTCGAGGCCCATCTGCCCGGCAGCGCCACCACCACCGTGCGCGGCACCCCCGGCCTCGACCTGCGCGCGGGCATCCGCAGGCAGCTCACCGAGGCGGGCGTCGGCGCGGTCGCGGTCGATCCGCGCTGCACCATCGAGGACAAGACGTTGTTCAGTCACCGACGCGGCGCTCCCACGGGCAGGCTGGCCGGGGTCATCTGGATGGACACCCGCGCGGGCGTGTGA
- the ftsZ gene encoding cell division protein FtsZ — translation MTPPHNYLAVIKVVGIGGGGVNAVNRMIEQGLKGVEFIAVNTDAQALLMSDADVKLDVGRELTRGLGAGADPEVGRKAAEDHKDEIEEVLKGADMVFVTAGEGGGTGTGGAPVVASIARKLGALTIGVVTRPFSFEGKRRGNQAEVGINMLRESCDTLIVIPNDRLLQLGDAAVSLMDAFRSADEVLLNGVQGITDLITTPGLINVDFADVKSVMSGAGSALMGIGSARGEGRSVKAAEAAINSPLLEASMDGAHGVLLSIAGGSDLGLFEINEAASLVQEAAHIEANIIFGTVIDDSLGDEVRVTVIAAGFDGGGPARRTFDTPSHTRGGTIGAGRAGEISNRGSELPPSRATESASSANASTGSTRGAVPNYRDSERARLAEPTVAHNSRSHIQDPDPDDDVDVPDFMRR, via the coding sequence ATGACGCCCCCGCACAACTACCTTGCAGTGATCAAGGTCGTCGGTATCGGCGGCGGCGGCGTGAATGCCGTCAACCGGATGATCGAACAGGGACTCAAGGGAGTCGAGTTCATCGCGGTCAACACCGACGCGCAGGCGCTGCTGATGAGCGATGCCGACGTCAAGCTCGACGTCGGCCGTGAGCTCACCCGCGGTCTCGGCGCCGGCGCCGATCCCGAGGTCGGCCGCAAGGCGGCCGAGGACCACAAGGACGAGATCGAAGAGGTGCTCAAGGGCGCCGACATGGTCTTCGTCACCGCGGGCGAGGGCGGCGGCACGGGCACCGGCGGTGCGCCGGTGGTCGCCAGCATCGCGCGCAAGCTCGGCGCGCTGACCATCGGCGTGGTCACCCGGCCGTTCTCGTTCGAGGGCAAGCGCCGCGGCAACCAGGCCGAGGTCGGCATCAACATGCTGCGCGAGTCCTGCGACACGCTCATCGTCATCCCCAACGACCGCCTGCTCCAGCTCGGCGACGCCGCGGTGAGCCTGATGGACGCCTTCCGTTCCGCCGACGAGGTGCTGCTCAACGGTGTGCAGGGCATCACCGACCTGATCACCACGCCCGGCCTGATCAACGTCGACTTCGCCGACGTCAAGAGCGTGATGTCGGGCGCGGGCAGCGCCCTGATGGGCATCGGCTCGGCGCGCGGGGAGGGGCGTTCGGTCAAGGCCGCCGAGGCGGCGATCAACTCGCCGCTGCTCGAGGCGTCGATGGACGGCGCGCATGGCGTGCTGCTGTCGATCGCGGGCGGTTCGGATCTGGGCCTGTTCGAGATCAACGAGGCGGCCTCGCTGGTGCAGGAGGCCGCGCACATCGAGGCGAACATCATCTTCGGCACCGTCATCGACGATTCGCTCGGTGACGAGGTGCGGGTGACCGTCATCGCGGCCGGCTTCGACGGGGGCGGGCCGGCCCGGCGCACCTTCGACACGCCGTCGCACACCCGGGGTGGCACCATCGGCGCGGGACGTGCGGGGGAGATCAGCAACCGCGGCAGCGAGCTGCCCCCGTCGCGGGCCACCGAGAGCGCGTCGTCGGCGAACGCCTCGACCGGCTCCACCCGGGGCGCGGTGCCGAACTATCGCGACAGCGAGCGGGCCCGCCTGGCCGAGCCGACCGTCGCGCACAACAGCCGCTCCCATATCCAGGACCCCGATCCCGACGACGACGTCGACGTGCCCGATTTCATGCGTCGCTGA
- a CDS encoding cell division protein FtsQ/DivIB, which produces MSVRAAGELLGPGGLRRVRLWALLAVSLLTVLLAVAWFSPVLSVRTVDVEGLRAVPEDEVMAQLQVPEGRSLLRVDTDAMARRVAALPKVASVRIKRVYPQTLRVTVVEREAVLYFDTPQGSHLLDGEAVEFAIEPPPPGLPKLVADHPGSADPLTRAAVTVVNAVPPALKIQVGEVVARSISDISLKLKDGRTVVWGGADDAERKAAVVLPLLTREGTVFDVSSPNLVTVK; this is translated from the coding sequence GTGAGCGTGCGCGCGGCGGGGGAACTGCTCGGCCCGGGCGGGCTGCGCCGGGTACGGCTGTGGGCCCTGCTCGCGGTGAGCCTGTTGACCGTGCTGCTCGCGGTGGCGTGGTTCAGCCCGGTGCTCTCGGTGCGCACGGTGGACGTGGAAGGACTGCGCGCGGTGCCCGAGGACGAGGTCATGGCCCAGTTGCAGGTCCCCGAGGGCCGGTCCCTGCTGCGGGTCGACACCGACGCGATGGCCCGGCGGGTGGCCGCGCTTCCCAAGGTGGCCTCGGTGCGGATCAAGCGCGTGTATCCGCAGACGTTGCGGGTCACGGTGGTCGAGCGGGAGGCGGTGCTGTACTTCGACACCCCGCAGGGTTCGCATCTGCTCGACGGCGAGGCCGTCGAATTCGCGATCGAGCCGCCTCCGCCCGGCCTGCCCAAGCTCGTCGCCGACCACCCAGGCAGCGCCGATCCGCTGACCAGGGCCGCGGTCACCGTCGTGAACGCCGTGCCGCCCGCGTTGAAGATCCAGGTGGGCGAGGTTGTCGCGCGGTCGATTTCGGACATCTCCTTGAAACTGAAGGACGGCCGCACGGTAGTGTGGGGCGGAGCGGACGATGCCGAACGCAAGGCGGCGGTGGTGTTGCCGCTGTTGACGCGAGAGGGCACGGTGTTCGACGTTTCGAGTCCGAATCTGGTCACGGTGAAGTGA
- the murC gene encoding UDP-N-acetylmuramate--L-alanine ligase — MNDIAAGTEQRSALPPELRRVHMVGIGGAGMSGIARILLSRGGEVSGSDAKESRGVLALRARGAQVRIGHDAGALDLLPGGPTAVVTTYAAIPKTNPELVEAQRRDIPVLLRPAVLASLMRGHRTLLVSGTHGKTSTTSMLIVALQHCGFDPSFAVGGELNEAGTNAHHGTGEIFVAEADESDGSLLQYDPDVAVVTNIESDHLDFFGSDAAYTQVFDDFADRLAAGGLLVVCLDDPGSRALAERVGARLAERGVRVLGYGSGELADAPVPVGVRLHSWEPRDVGGVAQFQLGDEPAPRTLRLSVPGRHMALNALAALLAARAAGADLDEIIQGLEGFGGVHRRFQFVGRENGVRVFDDYAHHPTEVRAVLGAAAALVEQEARDGARSRQGRVIVVFQPHLYSRTATFAAEFGAALSLADEVVVLDVYGAREKAMPGVNGALVAQAVTAPVHYQPDMSRVGRQVAGLALPGDVVITMGAGDVTMLGSQILDGLRARPQHGR; from the coding sequence ATGAACGACATCGCCGCGGGCACCGAGCAGCGGTCGGCGCTGCCGCCGGAGCTGCGGCGCGTGCACATGGTCGGCATCGGCGGTGCCGGTATGTCCGGCATCGCGCGGATCCTGTTGTCGCGCGGCGGCGAGGTCTCCGGCTCCGACGCGAAGGAGAGCCGCGGCGTGCTGGCGCTGCGGGCCCGCGGCGCGCAGGTCCGCATCGGCCACGACGCGGGCGCGCTCGACCTGCTGCCCGGCGGTCCGACCGCGGTGGTCACCACCTACGCGGCGATCCCCAAGACGAATCCGGAACTGGTGGAGGCGCAGCGCCGCGACATCCCGGTGCTGCTGCGTCCGGCGGTGCTGGCCTCGCTGATGCGCGGGCACCGCACCCTGCTGGTGTCGGGCACGCACGGCAAGACCTCCACCACCTCGATGCTCATCGTGGCCTTGCAGCACTGCGGTTTCGACCCGTCCTTCGCGGTCGGCGGTGAGCTGAACGAGGCGGGCACCAACGCCCACCACGGCACCGGCGAGATCTTCGTGGCCGAGGCCGACGAGAGCGACGGCTCGCTGCTGCAGTACGACCCGGACGTCGCCGTGGTCACCAACATCGAGTCCGACCACCTGGACTTCTTCGGCTCCGACGCCGCCTACACCCAGGTGTTCGACGATTTCGCCGACCGGCTCGCCGCGGGCGGACTGCTGGTGGTGTGCCTGGACGATCCGGGTTCGCGGGCGCTGGCCGAACGGGTCGGCGCGCGGCTGGCCGAGCGCGGTGTGCGGGTACTCGGTTACGGCTCCGGCGAACTCGCCGACGCGCCGGTCCCGGTCGGGGTGCGCCTGCACAGCTGGGAGCCGCGCGACGTGGGTGGGGTCGCCCAGTTCCAGCTCGGCGACGAACCCGCCCCGCGCACGCTGCGGTTGTCGGTGCCGGGCAGGCACATGGCGCTCAACGCGCTGGCCGCGCTGCTGGCCGCCCGCGCCGCGGGCGCCGACCTGGACGAGATCATCCAGGGGCTGGAGGGCTTCGGCGGCGTGCATCGCCGGTTCCAGTTCGTCGGCCGGGAGAACGGCGTGCGGGTCTTCGACGACTACGCCCACCATCCCACCGAGGTGCGGGCGGTGCTCGGCGCCGCCGCCGCGCTGGTCGAGCAGGAGGCTCGCGACGGGGCCCGCTCCCGGCAGGGCCGGGTGATCGTGGTCTTCCAGCCGCACCTCTACAGCCGCACCGCCACCTTCGCCGCCGAATTCGGCGCCGCGCTGAGCCTGGCCGACGAGGTCGTGGTGCTCGACGTGTACGGCGCACGGGAGAAGGCGATGCCCGGGGTGAACGGCGCGCTGGTGGCCCAGGCGGTCACCGCGCCGGTGCACTACCAGCCCGACATGTCGCGGGTCGGCCGTCAGGTGGCCGGGCTCGCGCTGCCGGGCGACGTGGTCATCACCATGGGCGCGGGCGACGTCACGATGCTCGGCAGCCAGATCCTCGACGGCCTACGGGCGCGGCCCCAGCACGGGCGGTGA
- the murG gene encoding undecaprenyldiphospho-muramoylpentapeptide beta-N-acetylglucosaminyltransferase, with product MEEYEVTTKDSGSGLSVIVAGGGTAGHIEPALAVADALRRLDPAIRVTALGTERGLETRLVPERGYPLELIPPVPLPRKPTADLLRLPARVRASVRRTRAVIDAVQADVIIGFGGYVALPAYLAAGRGVLRRRRAVPVIVHEANAKAGIANKIGARVARAVLAAVPDSGLPGAEVVGIPVRESITALDRTALRAEARAHFGLPDAGPVLLVFGGSQGARSLNEAIAGAAPQLAAAGISVLHAHGPKNTLDVPETGGTARYVAVPYLSRMDLAYAAADAVVCRSGAMTVAEVSAVGLPAFYVPLPHGNGEQEFNARPIVAQGGGRIVPDSELTPKYVIDEVIPLLLDRTRLTEMGRAAAGAGHRDAADEVARIAVRVAR from the coding sequence GTGGAGGAGTACGAGGTGACCACGAAGGATTCCGGTTCCGGGCTCTCGGTGATCGTCGCGGGCGGTGGCACGGCAGGGCACATCGAACCGGCACTCGCGGTCGCCGACGCGCTGCGGCGGCTCGACCCCGCCATCCGGGTGACGGCACTGGGCACCGAACGGGGGCTGGAGACCCGGCTCGTGCCCGAGCGCGGGTATCCGCTCGAGCTGATCCCGCCGGTGCCGTTGCCGCGCAAGCCGACCGCCGACCTGCTGCGGCTGCCCGCCCGGGTGCGCGCCTCGGTGCGGCGCACCCGCGCGGTGATCGACGCCGTGCAGGCCGACGTGATCATCGGTTTCGGCGGCTACGTCGCGCTGCCGGCCTACCTGGCGGCGGGCCGCGGTGTGCTGCGCCGTCGCCGCGCGGTGCCGGTGATCGTGCACGAGGCCAACGCGAAGGCGGGCATCGCCAACAAGATCGGCGCCAGGGTGGCGCGCGCGGTGCTGGCCGCGGTGCCGGATTCGGGGTTGCCCGGTGCCGAGGTGGTGGGCATCCCGGTGCGCGAATCCATCACCGCGCTGGACCGGACCGCGCTGCGCGCCGAGGCCCGTGCGCACTTCGGGCTGCCCGATGCGGGCCCGGTGCTGCTGGTGTTCGGCGGCTCGCAGGGCGCGCGCAGCCTGAACGAGGCGATCGCGGGAGCCGCGCCGCAGCTGGCGGCGGCGGGGATCTCGGTGCTGCACGCGCACGGCCCGAAGAACACCCTGGACGTGCCCGAAACCGGTGGTACGGCACGCTATGTCGCGGTGCCGTACCTGTCGCGGATGGATCTGGCCTACGCCGCCGCCGACGCGGTGGTGTGCCGCTCGGGAGCGATGACGGTGGCCGAGGTCTCGGCGGTCGGCCTGCCCGCGTTCTACGTGCCGCTGCCGCACGGCAACGGCGAGCAGGAGTTCAACGCCCGTCCGATCGTCGCGCAGGGCGGTGGCAGAATTGTCCCCGACTCGGAACTGACCCCGAAATACGTGATCGACGAGGTGATACCGCTGCTGCTGGACCGAACCCGGCTGACCGAGATGGGCCGCGCCGCCGCCGGTGCGGGACACCGCGACGCCGCCGACGAGGTGGCGCGCATCGCCGTGCGGGTGGCGCGATGA
- the ftsW gene encoding putative lipid II flippase FtsW: MARPLASFHLIVTIATLLTVLGLVMVLSASSVEAYAEGGSAYSLFVQQTMFAAIGCVLFYLALRIPIRRLRQWSFPLFALSVLALFLVLIPGIGTEVQGSRRWIDLGPVSVQPSEIVKVTLVVWGAHLLASRRSEQAPLKDILVPLVPAGMLVCLLVVLEPNLSTTIALGIVLAALLWFGGLPVRLFVTIAISGIVAAAVLALSAGYRSDRMRAFFNPGEDPQGIGYQARQALYSLADGGIWGRGLGQSRAKWSYLPNSHNDFIFAIIGEELGFLGCALVLGLFALFVYTGLRIAARSVDPFLRLLVATATTWITAQALINVGYVVGLLPVTGLQLPLVSAGGSSLAITLFMFGIIANAARHEPEAVAALQAGQDGRFSRLLRLPKPEPYSPAKAEAARARSAARRGERGRGEGARPRPGERSRQPAPRRRRAGESRGTSSARATRAWEPTYPMPHARERGRYR, translated from the coding sequence ATGGCGCGTCCGCTGGCCTCGTTCCACCTGATCGTCACCATCGCCACGTTGCTCACGGTGCTCGGTCTGGTGATGGTGCTCTCGGCCTCCAGCGTGGAGGCCTACGCCGAGGGCGGCTCGGCCTATTCGCTGTTCGTGCAGCAGACCATGTTCGCCGCGATCGGCTGCGTGCTGTTCTATCTGGCGCTGCGCATCCCGATCCGGCGGTTGCGGCAGTGGTCGTTCCCGCTGTTCGCGCTGTCGGTGCTCGCGCTGTTCCTGGTGCTGATCCCGGGGATCGGCACCGAGGTGCAGGGTTCGCGGCGCTGGATCGATCTGGGCCCGGTCTCGGTGCAGCCCTCGGAGATCGTGAAGGTGACGCTGGTGGTGTGGGGCGCGCACCTGCTGGCCTCCCGGCGCAGCGAACAGGCGCCGCTCAAGGACATCCTGGTGCCGCTGGTGCCCGCGGGCATGCTGGTCTGCCTGCTCGTGGTGCTCGAGCCCAACCTGTCGACCACGATCGCCCTCGGCATCGTGCTCGCCGCGCTGCTGTGGTTCGGTGGGCTGCCGGTGCGGTTGTTCGTCACCATCGCCATCTCCGGCATCGTCGCCGCGGCCGTGCTGGCCCTGTCGGCGGGGTACCGCTCCGACCGCATGCGCGCCTTCTTCAATCCCGGCGAGGATCCGCAGGGCATCGGCTACCAGGCCCGCCAGGCGCTGTACTCGCTGGCCGACGGCGGGATCTGGGGTCGCGGGCTCGGCCAGAGCCGCGCCAAATGGAGCTACCTGCCCAACTCGCACAACGACTTCATCTTCGCCATCATCGGCGAGGAACTCGGGTTCCTCGGCTGTGCGCTGGTGCTCGGCCTGTTCGCGCTGTTCGTCTACACCGGCCTGCGCATCGCGGCCCGCTCGGTGGACCCGTTCCTGCGGCTGCTGGTCGCCACGGCCACCACCTGGATCACCGCGCAGGCGCTGATCAACGTCGGATACGTCGTCGGCCTGCTGCCGGTGACCGGCCTGCAGCTGCCGCTGGTCTCGGCGGGCGGCTCGTCGCTGGCGATCACGCTGTTCATGTTCGGCATCATTGCCAACGCCGCCCGACACGAACCCGAGGCGGTGGCGGCCTTGCAGGCCGGGCAGGACGGGCGGTTCAGCCGGTTGCTGCGCCTGCCCAAGCCCGAGCCGTATTCGCCGGCCAAGGCCGAGGCCGCGCGCGCCCGCTCGGCCGCCCGGCGTGGTGAGCGTGGTCGCGGCGAGGGTGCGCGGCCCCGGCCGGGCGAGCGCTCCCGCCAGCCCGCGCCGCGGCGGCGCCGCGCGGGGGAGAGCCGCGGCACCAGCTCGGCGCGCGCGACCAGAGCCTGGGAGCCGACCTATCCGATGCCACACGCGAGAGAACGGGGAAGATACAGGTGA